The genomic region CAGTCTGGAAGGAAATGGAGGAGGCCCCCAGACTCCCACCTTGCACTTATAAAAGCAAATCTGTCCCCGTTATTCCCTAGAACtcacctctgtgtgtgtgtaggtaCAGGAGAGTCTACAAGGTACACCAGGACATCTGCTACAAGGAGAGCTGTGCGAGCACCAGTTCTGAGAAGACAACCAGCAGGTATGGCTGGCAGCGGCAGCGTACTGAGTGCACTGTCCTGTGGCCAGGGATGGGAGGATGCAGCTTGGCAGTGTCACCCCACACACGAAGGGGTGCTTAGGCTGGGGGCGGACTGCAAGCAccctgtgcagagcagagcatgAGGAGCGCATGACCGTGGCTTAGATGTTGGCTCAGCATGCCCTCCCTCCCTGTGAGCACTGGCTGATGGTgctctcctcccttctctttcagaaaacCAAGCAACAGTCACACACTGAAGAAGCCGTAGAGTAAGTACCTGCTCCAGGCTctcctcagctgcaggcaggggcagttCCTGCCTGTGGCTGTGCGCATCTctgtgcagggagctggggaggaggctggaggcCAGAGCACAGCCCAGGCTCATGCTGCCACGTTGAGGGCGTGCAGgggctctccagctgctgtgcttgTCAGGCTTGGGCATGCAGCTGATGGCTCCTGGTCACAGCTGGGTTGGAGGAGCAGGGGCGATGCTAtgcttccctgcagctctgcagccccatgAACAAGTGATTTCTGCACAAAAAGGGCCCAAGCATTGCCTGCCTGAGCAAGGCAAAGGCTGGAGCTCCGGAGGGGGCAGGTCCCCTTCTCCCAGCCTGAGACGGGTGCAGAGggtgggaagaggcagcagtGGGGAACTCTGCACATCAGCTCattctcctcctgctccttcaCAGGGTTCAAAGCAGTAGAAGCTTCATCTTTCCACATCTAAGGGCTTTTTAAAACACCAGGAAGATCAGATCTGCTCACTGGGTTGAACACAGCAGGGGAACCTTCTTGCCTGGCATCagcctctccctctcctccagcccGTTAGGCACATGCAGCTGGATCGGCACGCCAAGCAGCAGTCCCTTCCCTCCGCCGGACCAGCACTGCCTTTGCTCTGGCTTGCCTTACTCTGGCCGCCTCTCTGCCCCCGAGGAGCTGAGCACCAGTGTACTGCAGCAGCCCCCTGAGGGTCCAGCCCCACTTGGTCCCTCCCAGCCACTCTGCACAAGTGAcaggctcccagctctgctcaggcaTCAGTGGGGCTgaccccagctccctgccaacAGCATCTGTACCAACCTGTTTCTGTAATCCAAGGTTATAAATTACCTATAACCCCCAAATACAACAGATACAACAAATATAATGCAGACCAAAAAGCCTTAGCTATCACCTGGAAGGTGGCCCACAACAGTCTGGTTGGAGAAGACCTTCCCTATGTAGATGGACTTGGAAATGGTGAACAGCCCCCCTGAGCAGTGAAGTGTGGGCAGTGGGGGCACGTCCCTGTCTCCTCTGCTCTAGTGGGGCACGTTTGGGCAGCTTCTACtgcctgccttttcttctttgctttgtaAACAATCCCTGGTTTTAACCAAACTTCCAGCTCGGAAAGCAATATAGCACctagaaagaattttaaaagcgATGTGTAGGGTGAAGTTCATCAGCTGAGGTGTAACACCATGCTTGTTCTGACACTAATCACCTCCAAGCCAGTGCAGGGCACATCATGGGCTCAGTGAGGAAGCGAGCTCTGTTGCCATCCTGTTTGCATTCCCTGTGGCACCATGTGGTGCTGAGGTGCCAGCACTGTTTGTGGAGGAGAGAATCGGCATGCACACGGTGGCTGTCCAACAGCTGTGGCAGGGCAGACAAGGAAAAAGTGTAGCTTAGAAACATTCCTAGTTTTTGTGAGTTTGTATGACAACACTAGTTAAGCATAGATTTGTGTATTAATGTACACAGTGtatattataaattaatatCTACCAGAGATATATTGTAGTTATGGTATAGAGTGTTATTTCCCCAGCAGTGTGGGGGGCATCCTCACGGGGCAGCCTTCCCCTCCTGCGAGCATCGCAGAGCGCTTTGTTGTTCAGCCACGCATGTTGAGCTGCAGCTCAGAAGATGCTCTTGGAGCAGAACAGGTGCAGGAGCTTTGGGGAGCAGCCTGACAGTGCTTGtcccagagaagcagctgccaAGGCatctggcagcagcctgggagcGGCAGGGACAATGTGAAGCCACAACCAGCAGGCCGGTGCAACGCTCCCTTCCTGCGCAGGCTCTAGCTCTTCTCCCAGAGGAGAGCTAGAGTCCCAGATGGTGACACACGCCTCGTTTTCCTCCAAGGCTGCCtgaccctgctccagccccctgccgcAAGGGCACAGGAAGAAACTAGCCCTTGCCTGGAAGAGCAGGGTGAGGGGAAAGCCAGAACAGCCTCTGCTATCCACAGGGGAGGGGAGGTTTGGGGGCTGCAGGTTTGCACCCCTGCCTTGGCAGCCACAAGGCCAGCGCCAACGCGGGCTGTGAAGGTGGACGCAGCCCTGCCACAGGACAGCGCTGGGTCAGTGCCACCCCCAGACcagtcagtgctgctggagggcctgtccctgcagccatGGGATGCGTGGCTCTGCTGCGAGCCCgcacagcagcctgctgcctccctcccggcccaccaccagcacagcatGTAATGCAGCCAGAGGGTTTTAACCTAGCCTTGGAAATTAATtagttattttggtttggttttgtttgtttgttggttgtttttttttaaataaaaacacttcatggaaactggatattttttaaagtacttggTCAATGAGGAGGAACGAGGGTTAATTGTTGAATTCTGGAATATGGAATTTATTGCTGCCCTGCACAGGGAGCCCGGCAGCCACCACAGCTGGTGCCTGCATGAGGTGGGGGCCTGGTGCACCCACGagagcagtggggctgggcagcagcatggGAGAGCTCGGGCACCTTGGAGCCTCACCTCCTCACTCCCAGGCTGCTTTACTTCCTTCCCTATCCAGgtcttcatcttcctctttgtACAGTGCAtccctgtcctcctcctcctcctcttcctcctctcgagccagcagctgcttgaAGACCTCATACTCCTCTGGGGTGGAACGGGCCAGGCTGGCCAGGAAGGCTCCCTCCGGGAGCTCCAGGATGTCCTTCAGCTTTGGGTTGCTGGTTTGGGTCTGGCCTTTGTGTGGGGTCTGGTAGAGCCCCCGCCGCTCCAGGAAGATGTGCCGGTTCCTGAGCTCGGCGAAGGCCGTTCGGAAAAGCTGGGCCTTCACCATCTCCTTCTGCTGGACCCCCATCCTGAAGTAGGCATACTAGAGGCGGGACAGGGCGTTCCAGGGTCACCGCGGCCCCgcgcgcccccggccccgcgcgcccccggccccgcacctGGAAGTGGAGGTGGAGGCGGGCgggctcctccagcagcacggCGGGGCAGgtccccagcacctcctgcagctgctccgCCGTGAACAGGCACCGCTCCCGCAGCAGCCGCACGACCGCCGCCATCCGCCTCCGGGGCAGCGTGAAGAGCTGGGGGCAGCGGCTCACCGCCCGCCGCAGCCGGCCTGCGGGCACCGGGCTgagcgggcggggggggccggtgtccccccgccccccaccccccaggccCCGCCGCCCtacctccctgcagccccaggcgCCGCAGTTCCCCGGCGcgctcctgcagctgctccgGCGGCAGCCGCAGCAGCTCCGGGCTCcgctccagcagccccagcgcGGCCTCGGcgctgagccccagcagcagcagctgcgcCGCAGCCGCCTCCCGGCGCTCAGGCCCGAGCCGCGGCTGGAGCCCGCGGAGCCGCCGGGCCTGCTCCTCGCTGAAGCCCAtggcccgcagccccgccgcctccccgcagCAGCCACGGCCCAGCCCCGGCGCCaggcccgccgcggccgcccgcccgccgccgcgcagcagcagccccgccaTGTCTCGGCCGCCGCGGGGAGGAGCCGGGGGGCCCCGCCGAGGCCGCGCTCCGCCCTCGCCTCGGGGCCTGGGGCCGCGCTCGACGCCCCAGGAGCCCGCGGCCGGTCCCGCGGCGCCCTCCCGCCGCTGTCCGCGCACCGGGGGCGCGCTCGGGCCCAGCGGAGCCCGCAGTGGAACAGGCGGAGCCTCCtgccccgcccctccccccccgcctcGGTCGGGCCCACCGGCCGCTGCCGCCGGAGCGGGGCGCGGCGACGGGCAGCGCTGGCGGGGCCGGAGGGCGGGCAGCCCCCTCGGTGCCGCCGCTGGGCTGCGGAGCGCGTCGTAGCCCGGGGTCACGCAGCTGCGAGCCGGGGCCGAGGTGCCGGGGCCAAGGGCTGGGCGCGGGGGCGCCGCTgcaggaccctggggggctgcaggggcctGAGCGCCCGGCTGAGCCGCGCAGACCTGCGGCAGCAGCGGGACAGACCCACCGCACTTGCCCCACTGCCCTCCCAGAAGCCCAGTCCCGGCCGAGCCACTCACCACGCAGGCCTGTTGCCCACACCTCAGTATTGGGAACTGGTTAAAATCCTCTTTATTgaatctatttctttttccccgCTGCCTTTGCCTCATCAAAACCAAGGGCTATAGAGAGGACGGTGAAACCGATATAAGGACGAGCAGCATCCTGACCTCCTGCCGCAGCGGGAGGCTGGGTAAGGAGCCCAGTGTAACAACACTCAGGAACAGCAGGCCTAGTAAGCCAAGCAGCCTTTATTGCAGCGTTGGGGGCAGCCCCAACATAAGTGCTCCAACAACCTGGCAAACTTTTAGAGACTATGTACCATGAAGTTATACATACTCATAAAATTTCTGTGAACTCATTTACATACACATGAGATTTCCTGGAACTCATTACTATATGCAAATGTCTGGTCTGCACGCACAATCATCTTCCCTGGTGGTCTTTGGGTGGTCATTGGAGTCTTCAGATGAAAGCTTCTAGTCTTGTTTGCTGCGGCCCCTGACTGACCTTTACTTCTGCGCAAACTCAGTTCTGGGATCAGTAGACCACAGCCTGCCCGATTACTGTTCCCATCCTCTTGTAACTTTCTCATCTCTGTGGTCCTGTGCATCCCTTCTCAAGATCTGCGTTGTCTATAGGGAGATTATCTCCCCTCATCTCACCCCCATCCCTTATCCTACAACCATCCCAGCCTCTAAGTACCTAAGGTATTTACAACTACAACATCTTCCTTGGGTTTGGGGCCTTAACactttcattacaaaaaaaaaaaaaaaggggggggggcaggcaccCCCCATCCTGCAGCTGCATCTGGTTCTGAGGCCTCTTTATGCACACAAACTCCAGCCCACAAGGAGACAAAGgcatttattcatttaattttcagcaagAGTGAAACTACACATAAAAAGTAAATCCAGCCCATAAAAATATagttacaaataatttaaagatgACATTAAAACCTTTGCCTCACAACTTTAAAACAGATCCTACATAAGAACAATAATAAATGCTTATTAGCAACAAGCTTTCCTAGAGGAATCATGCCCAGGCCAAGCAGCTCAGGGCTGCCCTGCCTACCGCTTGGTGCCAGCCACCAGATCTGTCTGCAAGAGAGAAGCAGTAGCAATCTTCCCATGAGATGGAAGCGCTTACAATTAATTCCTGTTGGTTCTTGAGTGACTGTCTGTGTCCTGCAGTAGGGGAGTTACCACTCCGTTAGTAGCGCTGCAGAGAAGGACTGTAGCGACTTCCCATGCCCGAGCCCTGGCACTCCGCAGCCGCTGCTCCTTCCCGGCGGGGAGCTGCACGCTCGCAGTCAGAAGTGTTCAAGCACGGCTCATTCTCCACGTGAGGAGCCAGGAGCCTGTCTTCGTGTATGCACCCACCAGAACTGTTTCTGAATCTGCTGCTTTCTagggagaaagacagacagCGAGGGGTGAGCCATAGGTCCAGCTGGCCGACAAGTGTGTCATCAAACTGAGCACATTTGGCTATTGGCGTGTGCCCGATGAGCAGTATCTCGCTAACCACAGCTCAGTCTTCTCTTATAAATCATTCCCGTGTGCTTGGTGGGACCCAGGTGAAGGAGAAAGCCTTCAGAACAACGTCTCACCTGTCTCAGCAGACACGTATACCTCTTCCCAGGTATAATCACCCAGGTTCACAGGCTGCTTCAGCCAATGATCCTCTGCTAACACTGTGAGAGTTGTGCGCCGCTCCGGAACAGGATGCAGAAGCCCAGCCATGATGTTCATGAGACCTGGGCAGAGAGAGTATTAAGAGGAATGCCTCAGGCTGTATTTTAGGCATGCTGGGAATGCAAAACACACTTCATATTCCAAAAAAGTGaagatttttaataacaaatcCTCCCTGCTAATCCCTTGTGCAGTACCTGTTCTACCAGAGTCTTAGTCACATGAGCTCTGCTCTGGAAATGATCTGACATTTCCAGGTTGTGAAAACAGAGAACGGGGCGCAGAGTTAGGACGCCCAGGAGGACAGAAGTAGAAACAAAGGCCAGCGCGGCAAGCCTGACTTGGTGCTTCCAAGCCCAGTTCTTGTCCTGCAGTCATCCTGTGTTTGATCTGCGATTAAAGGTGCACTCAGGGTTCAGGGAAAGCTTCAAGAATCTACCAGCCAATTGCAGCACCCTGCTTTACAACCATAGCGCTCCTAAGGACCCCAGAGAATTTGTTGATGAAAGTTTCTTTAGCCTAACATGCCATTAGTTTTCTATGCCTCCAACAGAAAACAGCCagtgtatttttcctgtaaggTCAAGCCACACAATTCATTCAGAAATTATACATTAACACATTATCATCTGTCCCAAAAGTGACGTGGCATTCATTGGCAATAGTGAGATAAAACTTGCCTTAGTGTTACAAGACTGCCATGACTGATCTTAAAGTTCTTTACGAGAGTGAACCTTCCCGTCAGGCATTAGTTGTTCTGATTTTCTCAGATATAAACCTCACTGACGCTTGACAAGCTAGTAAATTGAGTCATCATAAAAAATGGGAGGCCTGGAATTTGAAACTAATGAAATATATGGCAGATAGCTGTATTCATTGCAggcatgaagaactgcagaactTACCTGAAAAGGACACCTCGGCTAACTCTGCTTCAGTgagcagctttaaaaatcattgcTGAGCACATTTGGAAGCATTTTTCCAGCCTTCCCCTCTATTTCTGGAGAATAAATACTGCTCATACTTTCCCAAGAGATCTGCatctttagaaaaacaaatgggaaaaatttACCTTTTGACACAGGCCAAGGAGGATTCAGGACAGCTGCCATGGTCTCCTCCAGCTCACAGAAGGGATTCTCTCCAAATACCAGGGTATACAGCGTGACACCAAGTGACCACATCTCCAGCTCAGGGCCACAGTACCTATGCAGATATAAACCTGTGTAAACTCAGACTGCAAATACATAATTGTGTGctaaataaagtaaaaagaaaacaggcagttGATAGCCCTTGtttccaatttttattttaacataggAAGCTTCAAGACTTCTAATAAGGTTCTCAGTGTTTTTGAGAAGTCTGTACTATCCTTCtccatgaaagaaaaacaaccaaagaatAAGAATGGCCAACCAGTTTTGGTTGATGAGTATGTATAGTATGCAACTAGACTTCCACATGGATAATCTGGTGACGAGAACTTAAGCCACCTCCTTCTTCACCGTAAGCCAAAACTATCAAGTAAAATATTAAGTGGAATCCTTATCTTTTCCCATCCATTTCAAGACAAAAGTTATGTGGAAATAAATACTATCTAGATTTCATCTAAGAAAAAGGGGAAGTTTCTCCACACAGTAACAGGCTGAATtcccagggcagtgctgcttCATCTTCCATCTCGTTACCAGCAGGAACTTCCTCTCCATCTTGCATTGCTTCTGCCCCACCCCCGGTCCCTGTCCCCGTTTAAGAGGAGCTGCCTGAAGGAGCCatgaaaacagctgtgaaatggGAGCAAGATAATATATTGCAAGTACAATTAATGTTTGCCACCCTGTGATGGCACGGCTTCCCTCCAGGAGCAGGTATGACACTGTCAGCCTCCAGGTGAAGAGCAgtcagagaaggagaaaatcGGGGAAAAGACAGCTAAGATTTGGGCAGCACATCCAAGATAGCAGGAAGACAAGCTGCAAAGGAAGAATCCTTGAGTCCAGAGGAGCACAAAAATCAATGGGGAGATGAACACTATCAAACTGCAAAAGTTCATACAGGGAAGCACAtagggaagaagggaagagacGAGCTGAGAGTGGGAGCAATACAAAACACAGACATGGTAAGGGGCAGATGCTATACAGCAATACTTGCTCATACCATCTCTCTAAAAGAGCAGCTTTTGCTAGAGACCTATCAGCACGTTCATACACAGGTATGAAGAGAAGATTAGCAAGCTGATGTACATATTACATATTACAAAAGATTAAGGAAAAGGGACACATTCAAGTCACAATACAACTCATCTAGACTCTTCTATCAGGCTGGAAATTAAAATCATAGGCTTGTTCTTGaactcagctctgcagcaggacagacaGGAGTTGCAA from Falco rusticolus isolate bFalRus1 chromosome 13, bFalRus1.pri, whole genome shotgun sequence harbors:
- the MTERF4 gene encoding transcription termination factor 4, mitochondrial; its protein translation is MAGLLLRGGGRAAAAGLAPGLGRGCCGEAAGLRAMGFSEEQARRLRGLQPRLGPERREAAAAQLLLLGLSAEAALGLLERSPELLRLPPEQLQERAGELRRLGLQGGRLRRAVSRCPQLFTLPRRRMAAVVRLLRERCLFTAEQLQEVLGTCPAVLLEEPARLHLHFQYAYFRMGVQQKEMVKAQLFRTAFAELRNRHIFLERRGLYQTPHKGQTQTSNPKLKDILELPEGAFLASLARSTPEEYEVFKQLLAREEEEEEEEDRDALYKEEDEDLDREGSKAAWE